The Caldibacillus debilis DSM 16016 genomic interval AAGACCGCCATCCGTTGCAGACGGGACTTTGCATTTATAAAACCGATAAAATCGAAAGGTTAGGGCACGTCGCATTCAATTTTTTCACGGAAGACGTGGATGGGTATCACCGATTTCTTCTGGAACGAAAGGTTAAGGTAACCGAAATTCACGAGGAGGGCGGGACAAGATTCTTCGAGTTTTTCGATCCGGACGGAAATGAGCTGAGCGCCGTCACCTTTCCGGAGTAAAAGGAGGAATGAGGGATCATGCAACGGGGGCCAACCTTGCCTGTCGGCGGGTAAAAGAAAGGGAGAAAATGCAGCGACGCAACCCGCGAAAATTGCAACCGCCGAGATTGCCGCCGCCAGTCCGGGAGGCCGGCACCGGCTCGGGATGCCCCGGAAAAAACGAAGATAAAACGCATAGAAGAAGGGGAACGGCTTCTCTCCCCCTTCTTCTTTTTTTGAATGGAAGCCGATTTTCCTGTCGCAGGCAAACGGCTTTTTTCAATTGCCGATAGCAGGATTTTGCCCTTCGAATGGTTTGCCCATTCATTAAAATCAGGCATCTGTAAAAAATTCCCTGGCGATTGATTTTCCCGCCGGCAGGTTATATTATAAATATATACGAACATATGTTTGGTATCGGGGAGGGAAGAGAATGACGAGGATCCCGGCGGAAGACCGCGATTTGATGGAGAAAGCCATCTATTATCCGATGGTGCTCAAAGTGCTGGAAAGGGATTTGCGCGTCATCGAAAAAAGCCCGTTCAAACTGCCCAATCCGTATATTTCCCTGGTGAGCGAGACGATGGCGGCCGTGCAAAAGCAGCTGCATGCGGTCAAGCGGGAGATGAAGAAAAACGGAATGAAGGTGCAGGAAACGAAGCGGGACGACACCTTTACGACCTTCCTGTTCATCTACAAAGGATACGAGGAATACCATAATTATTTCAATCCGCGGCTGCGGAACAAGGTGGAAGAGCTGTTGGCCCATTTTTTGTTCCGCCGCTTCACCGACAAAAACTCCGGGGAAAAAACGGCCGGTTAAAACCGGTAAAACCTCTTTCGCTCCAGCGCCTCCAACTGCCAGTCATGGAACAGATGCTTCGAACGTCTTTCGCTCTCCAAAAGGCGCTGTTGCATTTTCGTCTGCAAGAGGGAAGTGCGCTGATATTGGGATCGGAAGGAATTCGCGGAGATGGGCACGGAAAGGGTTTGCTTGTTGCTCAAGAGGACTTCCGTTTCCTTATTTCCTTTGCGGAAAAAGCCTTGGACATGTTCGAGGGAAAACCAGCAGCAATCGGGGCGGTTAGGCGAGGTGGTGGGGAAAAAGTAAATGGAAGAGACCGGGTCGATGACGATGGGGGATTTATGGGTGATGCCGATCAACTCTTTCGTTCCTTCCCGCCGGCCTTCGAAACTGGAGGCATAAAACCGGCAGCTCTTCTTGATGATGTCAATCGGCTTCTCCGGCACCACGTATTCGTCATCGATCTCGAAAATTTTCGAATAGATCCTGCCGCCGTACGGTACCGGCACAATGGCCATCGTGTTGACCGTCAACTCAAAATCCTCATGCAAAACTTCCTGATCGAACATCGAATCCTCCCTTTCCTGAAATTTGAAATTCAATATAATATTAACATCTGTACCAACTTATGTCACTATACTTTTTATTTTTCGAAGTTTGCAGGAAAATCGCATTTTCAAAAAATTCCTTCCCGGAACTGTTGATTTTTATCCTCCTTCTCATATAATTATTAATAAAAAACGGAAGTGAAAAATGCAAAAATTAAATTTTACGCAAAGGGGGCATGGCTATGCCGGCAAGGGAGGAGCTGAACGGGGCTTTGGCGCTGACCCGCCAGAAAGACAAGGAAAAAGGGGTCGAAGCGATCTACATCGACATTTTGATCAATGAGGCGCTGTTAAAGGAAAAAAAAGAAAAGCTGAAACAGAAGATCGACCAGGCCCTCGACCGAAATGACCGGGAAGCGTTTATGGAACTGTCCGCCCGACTCCGGGAAGTGGAAAAAGAATTGAACGCATAGGAAACTGCTGATCGGGCAGTTATTTTTTGTGCCCAAAAAAGCGCCTGACCGAAGCCTCGCCCCTTCGGATCCTGGCAGGCGATTCCAAAAAGCGCCATCGCCCCGTCCCTCCCGGGACGGACCAGCCGCGGGAGAAACGGTCAAATGAGCGCGGACACGGCGGACAAAAGAATGATGGAACCGATCACCACGACGATCACATTGGCCCCGGAAAAAGCGAGGGCAAATGCGCCAAGCGCCCCGATGATCCCGAGCAAAACGTTCTCCCCGTCGATGAAGAAGATCCCCGGAAAGATCAAGGCACCTAAAATGGCGTAAGGCACATTTTTCAACACTTCCTGCAAAAACGGCGGGAATTTGATTCCTTGCAAAACGGTGAGCGGGATGGCGCGGGGAAGGAACGTCACCAGCCCCATTCCGATGATCAAAAGGACATATCCGCTATCCATTCCGTACTTTCCCCCTTTTCCTTTTCAACCAAAAGACATATTCGACAAATACCGAAGCGGCCAAAGTGGCGATCACGATCGACCATCCCGGGGAAACGATCCGGCAGAACTGAAAAAAGGAATTGAGGAAAGCCGCCGAGCCCGCCAGGAAGAGCACTTTTCCGCTCTTTTTCATCGAGGGAACGAGAAGGCCGATGAACATCGCATATAAGGCGATGGACATGCCGTCCTGAAAGACCCCGGGAATATTGGAGCCGATGATGAAGCCGACGGCGGAAAAAAGGCACCAGCTGAAATAGGCGAGGACATTTAAACCGTACATATACAAAGTGGTCAATTTTTCATTTTTTACGGCGGCGACCGAAAAGGTTTCGTCGGTGACCCCGAAGGCGTAAATGGCCTTTTTCAGCGGATGGTCCTTTTCCACCTTTTCGTTCAAAGAAGCGCTCATCAAAAAATGGCGGATGTTGACAATAAACGTGGTG includes:
- a CDS encoding VOC family protein — encoded protein: MALVKRIDTVFVPVTDLERSEKWYLDVFPFIVTFRSADGNYIGFSFKDRHPLQTGLCIYKTDKIERLGHVAFNFFTEDVDGYHRFLLERKVKVTEIHEEGGTRFFEFFDPDGNELSAVTFPE
- a CDS encoding competence protein ComK codes for the protein MFDQEVLHEDFELTVNTMAIVPVPYGGRIYSKIFEIDDEYVVPEKPIDIIKKSCRFYASSFEGRREGTKELIGITHKSPIVIDPVSSIYFFPTTSPNRPDCCWFSLEHVQGFFRKGNKETEVLLSNKQTLSVPISANSFRSQYQRTSLLQTKMQQRLLESERRSKHLFHDWQLEALERKRFYRF
- a CDS encoding IDEAL domain-containing protein; its protein translation is MPAREELNGALALTRQKDKEKGVEAIYIDILINEALLKEKKEKLKQKIDQALDRNDREAFMELSARLREVEKELNA
- a CDS encoding AzlD domain-containing protein, whose protein sequence is MDSGYVLLIIGMGLVTFLPRAIPLTVLQGIKFPPFLQEVLKNVPYAILGALIFPGIFFIDGENVLLGIIGALGAFALAFSGANVIVVVIGSIILLSAVSALI
- a CDS encoding AzlC family ABC transporter permease — protein: MMSGTRIAGRFLDGIQDAVPIAIGYIPIALTYGFIAKSTGLSLGECLLMSLFVYAGASQYMALDMIGKHIGSLEIIFTTFIVNIRHFLMSASLNEKVEKDHPLKKAIYAFGVTDETFSVAAVKNEKLTTLYMYGLNVLAYFSWCLFSAVGFIIGSNIPGVFQDGMSIALYAMFIGLLVPSMKKSGKVLFLAGSAAFLNSFFQFCRIVSPGWSIVIATLAASVFVEYVFWLKRKRGKVRNG